In the genome of Pseudonocardia cypriaca, the window CTCCTCGGCCCACCGGTCGAAGTCGGCCCGGTGACCGCGGGTGTAGAGCATGCCGTTGATGCTGCTGGAGCCACCGAGCACCTTGCCGCGGGGATGCGCGATGCGCCTGGACTGCAGGCCGGGCTCCGGCTCGCCGGTGTAGCGCCAGTCGTGCCACCGGCTGCCGACCGGGGTGCCCATGGCGAGCGGGAGCTGGACCGCCAGGTCCCACGCGTGGTCCGGCTGGCCCGCCTCCAGCACGAGCACCCTGGTGCCGGGGTCGGCGCTCAAGCGGTTGGCCAGGATGCATCCGGCCGTCCCGCCGCCCACGATGACGAAGTCATAGATCGCGTCAGCCACGTTCGTGTCAGCCACGGACGGGTCAACCCCCAGATGACAAATGTGACGAGGAAACGCCTGCGGTTCCCGGAGATCACGACAGGCTGGATCACACTACTGGGCTATCGGCGGGAGCCCTGCCGGACCCCGGGCTCACTCAAACGCACGAACGGCACTTTGTCCGACCACTTCGGACGAAAGTGCCGTTCGTGCGGAAAAGGGCGCCACGCTCAGTGCGCGGCCGGTACCTCCGCGTTCGCCTTCCCGTTCTCCGGAGCGCTGCGGATGAAGAATGCCCCCACGATCGCGAGCACCGACAGGGACGCCGCCACGAGGAACGCGGCGTGGATGCCGCCCGCGGTCTGCTCCAGGAGCGACACGCCCTCCTCGGCGAGCGCCGCCGAGCGCACCGAGAGGATGCTCACCAGCAACGCCACGCCCGCGGCGCCCGCGAGCTGCTGGGTGGTGCCGAAGATCGCGCTGCCGTAGGAGTACAGCCGCGGCTCGACCGCGCCGAGCCCCGAGGTGAACAGCGGCGTGAACACGAACGCCAGCCCCACCGACAGCAGCAGGTGGAAGCCCAGCACCAGCAGCATCGAGCTGCCCGACGTGAACAGCGTGGTGGACCAGAGCGCCGCGCTGACGGCGGCCGTGCCGGGCACCAGCAGCGCCCGCGGCCCGAACCGGTCGTACAGGCGCCCGACGACCGGGCCGAGCAGCCCCATCAACAGGCCGCCCGGCAGCAGCAGGAGGCCGGTGGTGAGCGGCTCGAGCATCAGCACGTTCTGCAGGTAGATCGGCAGCAGGACGATGGTGCCCAGCAGCACGGCCATCATCAGCATCATCATCGCGCTGGCGACCGTGAACGTCTGCGACCGGAACGTGCGCAGGTCGAGCAGCGCGCGGTCGGTGCGCTGCAGCACGAGCTGCCGCGCGACGAACGCCACGAGGCCCACGACGCCGACGACGAACGCCCCCCACAGCATCGCGGGCGAGGTGCCGCCCGTCGAGTGGCCGACGCTGCTCAGGCCGTAGACGAGGCCGCCGAAGCCGAGCGCCGCGAGCACGACCGACGGGACGTCGATCGGCGCGTCGGTGGAGTCGCCCACGTTGGTGATCAGCCGCATCCCGATCAGGAGTGCCGCGAGCGCGATCGGCAGGACCAACCAGAACATGTAGCGCCAGCCGAACAGGCTCAGCACGACGCCCGACACGGTGGGCCCGATCGCGGGCGCAACCGAGATGACGATCGAGATGTTGCCCATGACGGCGCCGCGGCGGGTCGGCGGCACGAGCGTCATCACCATGGTCATCAGCAGCGGGAGCATGATCGCGGTGCCGCTCGCCTGGATGACCCGGGCCGCGAGCAGGATCGCGAAGCCCGGTGCGACCGCAGCGAGGAACGTGCCCGCACTGAACAGGATCATGGCGACGCCGAACAGCCTGCGCGTGGGGATCCGCCGGATCAGGAAGCCGGTGATCGGGATGACGACGGACATCGTGAGCAGGAACCCGGCGGTGAGCCACTGCCCGACGCTCGCATCGACCCCGAGGTCGGCCATGAGCACCGGCAGCGCGACGCTCATGATCGTCTCGTTGAGGATGACGACGAACGTGGAGACCAGCAGCACCCCGATCACGGTGCGGTCGCGGGCGCTCAGCTGCCCCGCGGTACCGGGTGGGCTCGACGTGTCGTCGAGCACGTCGGACTGCTGGTTCACGGTTTCCCCCACGAGAAGTTCGGTTCGACGCGGGCCGGTGGGCCCGGGCGCCGGAAGTGCAATCTATTGAGTAGGACCGACAGAACGCGCAGGATTAATCCCTTGCCGATCTGAGGCGCCCGTCACTGCGGCTATGTTCGGTGCGTGATCCTTGTGAGCGGTGCCACGGGCAACGTCGGGCGCGAGCTGGTGCGGAACCTGGTCGATCGCGGGGAGCCGGTGCGGGCACTGGCCCGCCGCGACGGTGGGCCGGTCGAGGGTGCGGAGCGCGTCGTCGGCGACCTCGACCACTCCGACAGCCTCCGCCCGGCCCTCGAGGGCGTCTCGGGCATCTTCCTGCTCCCCGGCTACAAGGACATGCCCGGCGTGCTCGCCGCGGCCCGCGACTCCGGGGTGTCCCGGGTGGTGCAGCTGTCGGGCGGCTCCGCCGGCAGCGGCGACACCGGGAACGCGGTCTCGGCCTACATGATCCGCACGGAGGACGCGGTGCGGGCGGGTGGCATCCCGTGGACGATCCTGCGTCCGTTCGGGTTCATGACCAACGCACTCGAATGGGCGCCGCAGCTGCAAGCGGGCGACGTGGTGCGCGCCCCGTTCGGCGGGGTCCGCATCGCCGTGATCGACCCCGCCGACATCGCGGCCGTCGCCGCCACCGCCCTCCTCGAGGACGGCCACGACGGGCGCGTCCACGCCCTGTCCGGGCCGGAGGCGCTCCTGCCCGCCGACCGCGTCCGCGTGCTCGGCGAGGTGCTCGGCCGCGACCTGCGGTTCGAGGCCCAGCCCGACGACGAGGCCTGGACCGACATGACGGCCCGCATGCCCGAGGCGTACGTGCGAGCGTTCTTCGACTTCTACGTCGACGGCTCGCTCGACGAGTCCGCGGTGCTGCCCACCGTGGAGGAGGTCACCGGCCGCCCGCCGCGGACGTTCGCGGACTGGGCCCGCGCCAACGCCGACGCCTTCCGCTAGTACTCCAGCCGCAGGTCGTCCGCGGGTCTTCCCTCCGGTGGCCTGTGATCGGCGGGCGTGGACGCGGCTGTTCCGGTCTCGGGGGGGCGTTCCGCGGAACGCAGTCCGGTGCCGTTCCGGTGACGCTGTGCCGGTGGGCGCGCCGTTCCCGACTCGGGCCTTCCGGCCTCACCCATCCGCTCCGGGCTGTTCGCGTGTCGATCCGGTCGCCTCGTCCCCGCACCTGTGGGGATGGCTGCGTTGGGTTCACTATCGACTTCTGTGGTCGCGCTGGCGGCCGTCCCCGACGCGGGGGCACGGCGGTTCCCGACGAGCGCCCGGCTTGGGTGCCACGCAACATGCTGTGGTCCCGTTCCCACCCCAGCAGCCCAAGTGATCCGCCCATGACCAGCGGAATCGGGACATGAGCCGCACCCGTGCATCTCATGTCCCATTCCTGCCGATCATGGACATTCGCGCAGACACCTGGCCCCGTGTTGGTCTTGCCTGACCATGCGGAATTGACTGGAGGCGAGGGTCGGCACCACCGGAGGTTGCGTGGCACGCCAACCGCAGCAGGCTCGTCCCCGACCGCCGTGCCGCCGCGTCGGGGACGGCCGCCCACGCCACCACAGAACCCGGTAGTGAACCCAACCCAGCCACCCCCACGGGCGCGGGGCGACGAGAAACAGAGGAGCACCCGAGAGGCCGGGGCGGAGGCGAGCGCAGGAAGGCCCGAGCCGGGACGGCGCGCCCACCGGCCTGATCATTGACCAGAGCAACCCGAAGGGTACCGATCAACAGAGTGCAGGGAACGGGCTGGCGGGCCGCCCGGACGACCATGATCCGAACTAGCGGTTGTTCGTGGTTGCCCCCACAACCATGGACAACCGATACACCGGATCATGAACGCCAAGATCGCGAGTAGAGGTTGTCCACGGCTGCTGCCACAGCCATAGACAACCGACACAACGGATCGTGGCCGGGACCACCACCGCGCGGGCCCGGTGACAGCGCCTGACACACCATGATCACGCTCGCCGGTCCGCGGTCGAAGGACCCTCGGCGTCGGCAGGGGCCGCCAATGCCCGCGCACCTCGTGTCGGCCCGTGCGGGTGGTGTGCGGCTACGCAACCCGTCGAACGGGTGCGCGGCCGGACACGGCGCCCGCGAGCCGCCCGCCGCTCCACGACCAAGGGCGGATGGTCGCTCCCAGAGATCAACTGGCGCCCATCTGCCCTTGATCGGCGACGAGTCGGGCGATCCCCGGGGCATTCGGCACCGGGTAACGCGTGCCCTGATCGGGACGAGGTCGAGGGATTCCCCCGAGCAATGGGAGTCGACGATGACGACCATCCCGACGTTCAACCTCCTGGAGCCCTATCGAATCGCAGAGGAGACGTTCGTCATCCCGTGGGCCCTCGAGGCCCCGCCGGTCGGGCACTTCCCCATGAACTCGATGGCGATCCGCGGGGCGGAGCCGGTGCTCGTGGACACCGGCTCGCCGGCCGTGCGGGCACAGTGGCTGGAAGCCGCGTGGTCGGTGGTGGACCCGCTGGACGTGAAGTGGGTGTTCCTCACCCACGACGACCGCGACCACTCGGGCAACCTGTTGCCGGTCCTCGCGGCCTGCCCGAACGCAACTCTGCTGACGACCTGGTTCTCGATCGGCCGGATGGCCGAGGAGTGGGAGACCCCGATCAACCGGTGTCGTTTCGTGATCGAGGGCGACACCGTCGACGTGGGCGACCGCACGCTGGTGGCGAAGCGGCCGCCGCTGTACGACAACCCGACGACCCGCGCCCTCTTCGACACGAAGACGAGCGTGGTGTGGTCGGTGGACACGTTCGCGACGAACCTGCCCGCTCCGATGCCCGAGATCGGCGAGCTGACCGACGACGAGTTCCGGGACGGCCAGTTCTTCGGCGGCCGCCTGGTCTCGCCGTGGTACACGCTGCTCGACGCGGGCAAGTTCCGGGCGGTCGTTGACGACTTCCAGCGGCTCGGCGCCGAGGTCGTCGCCGGCTGCCACTCGCCCGTGCTCAACGGCCACCGGGTCGACGAGGCGTTCGACCTGCTCCGGCGGCTCCCGGACGTTCCGCCGTGGCAGGAGTTCACGCAGGCCGACCTGGACAGGTGGATGGACGCCGCCGAGGGGTCGGTCCCACCGGAGCAGCCCCGCCCGTCCGCCACCTGACGAGCCCGGTCGGCCTTGACGGCCCGACCCGTTCCCCGGGCATGCTGACGCGGTGACGCACGCCGGCATCCCGGAGCTCCCGGCCGCCCTGTGGCGCAACCCGGAGCCGAAGCGCTCCTACGACGTGGTGATCGTCGGTGCGGGCGGGCACGGCCTGGCCACCGCCCACTACCTCGCGAAGAACCACGGAATCACGAACGTGGCAGTGCTCGAACGGGGCTGGCTCGCCGGCGGCAACATGGCCCGCAACACCACGATCATCCGCTCCAACTACCTCTGGGACGAGAGCGCCGCCATCTACGAGCACGCGCTGCGGCTGTGGGAGGGCCTCGAGGACGACCTCGGCATGCCGATCCTGTTCGACCAGCGCGGCGTGCTCAACCTGGCGCACAGCCTGCAGGACGTGCGCGAGGGCGTCCGGCGCGTCGAGGCCAACGTGCTCAACGGGGTCGACGCGCAGTGGCTCACCCCGGACGAGGTCCGCGAGGTCTGCCCGATCGTCAACACCTCCCCCGACCTGCGCTACCCGGTGCTCGGCGCGACGTACCAGCCGCGGGCAGGCATCGCGAAGCACGACTACGTGGCGTGGGGCTTCGCGCGGCGGGCCGACGCCGCGGGCGTGGATCTCATCCAGGACTGCGAGGTCACGGGCTTCACCACCGACGGGGACCGGGTCACCGGCGTGAGCACCAGCCGGGGCGACATCGCCGCCGGCAAGGTCGCCCTCTGCGCCGCGGGCCACACCTCGGTGCTCGCCGACCAGCTGGGCCTGCGCCTGCCGCTGCAGAGCCACCCGCTGCAGGCGCTGGTCTCCGAGCTGCTCGAACCCGTGCACCCCACCGTCGTCATGTCCAACGCCGTGCACGTCTACGTCTCGCAGGCGCACAAGGGCGAGCTGGTGATGGGTGCGGGCGTCGACTCCTACAACGGCTACGGCCAGCGCGGCGCGTTCCACATCATCGAGCGGCAGATGGCCGCGGCGGTGGAGCTGTTCCCGGTGTTCGCCCGGGCGCACCTGCTGCGCACGTGGGGCGGGATCGTCGACGTCTCCCCCGACGCATCCCCGATCGTCGGGCTCACCCCCTACGCGGGGCTGTACCTCAACTGCGGGTGGGGCACCGGCGGGTTCAAGGCCACGCCGGGGGTCGGGTGGTGCATGGCGCACACGATCGCCCACGACGAGCCGCACCCGCACAACGCGCCGTTCACCCTCGAACGCTTCACGACCGGCGCCCTGATCGACGAGCACGGCGCCGCCGCCGTGGCGCACTGAGCGGGAGGGCGCATGCAGCTGATCGAGTGCCCGTGGTGCGGCCCCCGCGAGGAGGTCGAGTTCCACTACGGCGGTCAGGCCCACGTCGCCTACCCCGCCGACCCGGCCACGCTCACCGACGAGGAGTGGGCGCGCTACCTCTTCTTCCGCGACAACCCGAAGGGCACGTTCGCCGAGCGCTGGCAGCACGCGGCGGGGTGCCGCCGCTGGTTCAACGCGGTGCGCGACACCGCGACCTACCGGTTCCAGGCGGTCTACCGCCCCGACGAGCCCCGCCCGGAGATCTAGTTGACCGAGACCTTCCGCACCGCCTCCGGCGGCCGGATCGACCGCATCACGACGCTGCGGTTCACGTTCGACGAGCGCGAACTCACCGGCCACCCCGGCGACACGCTCGCCTCGGCGCTGCTCGCCGCGGGCGTGCACGAGATCGGCACGAGCGTGCGGTACGCCCGGCCGCGCGGGATCGGCGCGGCGTGGGCCGAGGACCCCGGCGGGCTCGTGCAGATCGAGCGGCCCTTCCCGGAGCCGATGCTGCAGGCGGCCACCGTGGAGTTGGTCGACGGCCTGGTCGCGAGCAGCATCGGCGGTCGCGGCCACCTCGCCCACGGCTCCGACCCCGCCCGCTACGACGCCTCGCACGCCCACGCCGACCTGCTCGTGGTCGGCGCCGGCCCCGCCGGTCTCGCGGCGGCGCTCACCGCCGCCCGGGGCGGGGCGCGGGTCGTGCTGGTGGACGAGCAGTCCGAGGCGGGCGGCGCCCTGCTCGCCGCCACCGACCGTCCCGCGCTGGACTGGGTCGCCGCCACGACCGCGGAGCTGGCGAGCGCCCCGGACGTGCTGCACCTGCAGCGCACCACCGCCTTCGGCCACTACGACGACGGCTTCGTGCTCGCCCTGGAGCGGCGGACGGATCACCTGAGCCGCGTTCCGCGGAACGTCTCCCGGCAGCGGATCTGGCGGATCCGGGCCCGGCACGTGCTCGTCGCCGCCGGGGCGCACGAGCGGCCCGTCGTGTTCACCGACAACGACCGCCCGGGGATCATGCTCGCCGGGGCGTCCCGCACCTACCTGCACCGGTACGGCGTGCTGGCCGGCCGGGAGGTGGTGGTGTTCACCACCGACGACGCCGCGTACGCCGCGGCCGTCGACCTCGCCGATGCCGGTGCCCGCGTCGCCGCCGTGGTCGACGCGCGGCCATCGGCCCCGCCGGAGTGGCGGGCGGCGTGCGCGGAGCGCGGGATCCCCGTGCGGGAGGACGCCGTCGTGACCGGCACCGCAGGCGTGGAGCGCGTACGGGCGGCGCTGGTGGACGGCGAGCCGGTGCACTGCGACCTGCTGCTGGTGAGCGGCGGCTGGAACCCGGCGGTGCACCTGGTGAGCCAGGCCGGCGGGACCCTGCGCTACGACGAGCCGCTCGGCGCCTTCCTGCCGGCCACGCTCCCGCCAGCCACCAGCGTGGCGGGCGCCGCCAACGGCACCCTCGACCTCGCGGGCTGCCTCGCCGAGGGCGCGCGGGCCGCCGCGACGGCGCTCGGGGTCGACCCGGTCCCGCTCCCCCGAACGGAACCCGCGCCACAACGCACCGCGCAACGAGTGCTGTGGCGGGTGCCCGGTGACGAGCACGCCCAGTTCGTCGACGTCCAGCGCGACGCCACCGTCGCCGACATCGCCCGCGCCCTCGGCGCAGGGATGCGCAGCATCGAGCACGTCAAGCGGTACACCACGATCGGCACCGCGCACGACCAGGGCAAGACGTCCGGCATCGTCGCCGCCGGGATCACGGCCGAGCTGCTCGGCGTGCCCGTCGCGACGCTCGGCACCACGACGTTCCGCGCGCCCTACACGCCGGTGGCGTTCGCCGCGCTGGCCGGCCGCCACCGCGGCGTGCGGTACGACCCGGAGCGCACCACCCCGGTGCACGACTGGCACGTCGCGCGCGGTGCCGTGTTCGAGGACGTCGGCCAGTGGAAGCGGCCCCGCTACTACCCGCTTCCCGGCGAGGACATGGAGGCGGCGGTGCTGCGCGAGTGCGCGGCCGTCCGGCGGGGCGTCGGGATCATGGACGGGTCGACGCTCGGCATGATCGACGTGGCCGGCCCGGACGCCGGTGAGCTGCTCGACCGGCTCTACACCAACGTGATGAGCAGCCTGCGGGTCGGCCGGATCCGCTACGGCGTGATGTGCAAGGCCGACGGGATGGTGTTCGACGACGGCACCGTCATGCGGCTTGCCGAGGACCGCTTCCTGGTCTCCACCACCACCGGCGGGGCCGCCGCGGTCCTGGACTGGATGGAGGAGTGGCTGCAGACCGAGTGGCCGCACCTGCGGGTGCGCCTCACCTCGGTCACCGACCACTGGGCGACCTTCCCCGTGGTCGGCCCGCGCTCCCGGGACGTGATCGGCGCGGTCTTCCCGGACGTCGACGGGTCGGCGGCCGGGTTCCCGTTCATGACCTGGCGGGACACCGGCCTCGGCGGGGTGCCGGTGCGGCTGGCCCGGATCAGCTTCTCCGGCGAGCTGGCGTTCGAGGTGAACGTGGACGCCTGGCACGCCCGCGCGGTGTGGGACCGGCTGATCGCCGCGGGCGAGCCGCACGGCATCACCCCCTACGGCACCGAGACGATGCACGTGCTGCGCGCCGAGAAGGGCTACCCGATCGTCGGCCAGGACACCGACGGCACGGTCACCCCGCACGACCTGGGCATGGAGTGGATCGTGTCGGCGAAGAAGCCCGACTTCGTCGGGAAGCGCTCGTTCGCCCGCCCGTCCGACCAGGACCCGCAGCGCAAGCACCTGGTCGGGCTGCTCCCCCGCGACCCGGCGTTCCTCCTGCCGGAAGGGGCGCAGCTCGTCGGCACACCGACGCTGCCCGAGCCGCCCGTGCCGATGCTGGGCCACGTCACGTCCAGCTACCGCAGCGCCGAGCTCGGCCGCACCTTCGCCCTCGCGCTGGTGCGCGGGGGCCGCGACCGGATCGGACAGACCCTGCACGTGCCGGTCGGCGGCACGACCGTTCCGGTGGAGGTCACCTCGCCGGTGTTCGTCGACCCGGAGGGAACCCGCCGTGACGGCTGACCCGCTCCCCCGCACCGGCCCCCTGGACGCCTGGGCCGACCGGTTCGCCGCGCTTCCCGCGGGCATCCGGATCACGGCCGACCCGTTCGTCCCGATGGCCGACGTCCGCGCCGACGCGGCCACCGCAGCCGCGCTCGGGCTACCGACCACGCCGAACACCTGGGCGGGCCGCGGTGGCGGGCGGGCGATCTGGCTGGGGCCGGACGAGTGGCTGGTCACCGGTTCGCCCGGGGACCTGCCGGGCGCGGACGTCGTGGTCGACGTGTCCGGCCAGCGCACCACCCTGCACCTCGCGGGCGAGCACGTACGCGCCGTGCTCGCCACCGGTTGCGCCCTCGACCTGCACCCACGGGCGTTCCCGGCGGGCTCGGCTGCGCAGACCCTGCTCGGACTGGCCGGGGTGGTACTGCTCGCCCTGGACGACGCCGAGTACGAGGTCCTCGTCCGCACCTCGTTCGCGCGCTACCTGGCGGACTGGCTGCTCGACGCGGCAGCGGAGTACTCCTAGGCCGCGCGCAAGGAACCCCAGAACGAACGCAGCGCATCCGCAGCCGCCGCCGGGTCCTGCGCCATCCACCAGTGGCCGAGGCCTTCCAGCCGCTCCGTGCGAGCACCGAGCCGGGCGGCGACCTCCGCGGACCGGTCCGGGTCGTCGAACGGGTCGGCGGTCGGTTGCAGGACGAGACCCGGCGCCGGGGCGGGCCCGGTGAGCTCCCGGCCCCAGTCGGCGTACGGGTTGGGCACGGCCGACCGGTACAGGTCGAGGATGCAGCCGCCCATCGTCTCGTCGTAGGCCGCGGCCATCACGGCGGCATCGGCCTCCGGCACACCCGCGCCCTGCAGGAACCCCGTGCGCCCGGCGGGTCCGGCGGCCGCCGTGGCCCCCGTCCACTCCTCCCCGGCGCCCGGGGTCTGCCACACCTGCGCGATGTCGTGCCAGACGTAGTCCGGGTGGAACACCGCGGCCACGTCCACGGCCCAGCTGCGCAGCGGGACGTCGTGTGCCGTGGCCACGCGCACGACGAAGCCGGCTCCCCAGTCGTGCCCGACCAGGTCGAGCGGCCCGTCGAGCCCGCGCAGCGCGTCGGCCAGCCACCGCGCGTACTCGTCCTTCGTCGCGCCGAAACCGGCCGGCCGGGGTGTGCCGAAGCCGGGCAGGTCGAGGGCGACCGTGTCGCCGCCGAGGTGGGCGCGCACGCCCGTCCAGACCGCGCTCGTCTCGGGGACGCCGTGCACGAAGACCACCGTCATACACCGATGGTGTCCTGCCCCGTACGGCCGCGCCACCCTGCTGATCTGCCCCGGATGGAGTAGAACCTGCGGATGGCACTCAGGTTGACGCCACATGAACGGGGCTTCTACCCGCTGTTCACCCGGGCCGCGGAGAACATCGCCCGTGCAGCCGACGACCTCGCGGCACTCGTGGCCGCGCCGCCCTCCGAGCGGGCCGAGCTCGCCAGGCGGGTGAAGGATGCCGAGAACGCGGGCGACGCGCTCACCCACGAGATCCTGGTGAAGCTCAACAAGACGTTCGTGACCCCGTTCGACCGCGAGGACATCTACCGCCTCACCTCGTCGCTCGACGACGTGATCGACGCGATGGAGGAGGCCGCCGACCGGATCGTGCTCTACCGGCTCGGCGACCTGCCGGCCGGCATGAAGACCCAGACCGACGTCCTGCAGCGCGCGGCCGCCGCGACCGCCGAGGCGATGCCGCAGCTCGTGACGATGTCGAAGCTGCAGGAGTACTGGGTGCACGTCAACTCCCTCGAGGACGAGGGCGACGTCGCCTACCGCGCCCTCCTCGAGGAGCTGCTCTGCCCGCCCGGCGACGTGGACGCGGCAGGCGTGCTGACGATCCTCAAGATCAAGGAGGTCATCGACTCCCTCGAGGAAGCGGCCGACGCGTTCGAGACGGTGGCCAACACCGTCGAGAGCATCGCCGTCAAGGAGTCCTGAGTGGAGCTCGCCACGATCATCGTGGTGATCGTGATGGCCGTCGCGTTCGACTACACCAACGGCTTCCACGACGCCGCCAACGCCATCGCGACCTCCGTCGCCACGCGGGCCCTCACCCCCCGCGCCGCGCTGATCATGGCCGCGCTGATGAACCTGGTCGGTGCGTTCCTCGGCACCGCGGTCGCCTCCACGGTCGGCAGCGGCATCATCGACCCACCGCAGGGGATCTCGGGCCTCGTCGTGGTGCTCGCGGCCCTCGTCGGTGCGATCGTGTGGAACCTCATCACGTGGTGGTTCGGCATGCCGTCCTCGTCGTCGCACGCGCTGATCGGCGGGCTCGTGGGCGCCGCGCTCGCCGCGGCGGGCACGGTGCACTGGAGCGGCGTGCTGGACAAGGTCGTCATCCCGATGGTGCTGTCACCGATGGTGGGCTTCCTGCTCGCCGGGCTGCTGATGACCGCGTTGCTGTGGACCTTCCGGAGGGCCTACCCGCAGCGGCTCAGCCGCGGCTTCCGCTACGCCCAAACCCTCTCGGCCGCCGCGATGGCCCTCGGACACGGCCTGCAGGACGCCCAGAAGACGATGGGCGTGATCGTGCTGGCGCTCGTCGTCGGCGGCTACCACCAGGGCTTCGAGGTGCCGTGGTGGGTGGTCCTGCTCGCGGCGGGTGCGCTGTCGGCCGGCACCTACGCCGGCGGCTGGCGGATCATGCGGACGCTCGGGCGGCGGATCATCGACCTCGACCCGCCTCGCGGGTTCGCCGCGGAGATGACGGCGTCGGCGGTGCTCTACACCACCGCCTTCGCGTTCGCCGCCCCGATCTCGACCACGCAGACCATCACCTCGTCGATCCTCGGCGTCGGCGCCACGAAGCGGCTCTCCGCGGTGCGGTGGGGTGTGGCGGGCAACATCGTCGTGGCGTGGGTGCTCACGATCCCGATGGCCGCCTTGGCCGCCGCACTCTCGTTCTGGGCGCTGCACCCCCTCCTGCAGTAGCTCCCCTCACGCGCCGCGGACGGCCCGGCCCGGCAGCGCGCCGGTGTCGAGCACGCCGTCGCGCACCACGAACCGGCCCCCGACCAGGACGTGCCGGATGCCCTCCGACGGGCGGGTGGTGTCGGTGTAGGTCGACCGGTCGGACACGGTGTCCGGGTCGAAGATCGTGACGTCGGCGTCGCTCCCCGGCTGCAGCCGCCCCTTGCGGCGCATCGCGGGCGCCGCCGGCTGCACGATCCGCGCCGGCACGAGCGTGCAGCGGCGCACGGCCTCCGGCAGGCTCAGCGCCCCTTGCTCGCGCACGAGCAGCCGCAGGGTGCGGGCGAACGTTCCGGCTGTGCGCGGGTGGGTCGCGACCCGGGGCGGAAGCGGCCAGGCCAGCGGGTCGCGCGGGCCCGCCGTCCACTGGGGCGCGATCGCGTCGCTCGCCACCGCGGCGTCCGGGAAGGCGAGCGCCCGCTGCACGACGCCGAACGCGGCCGGGTCGGACTCGTCGACCTGGTGCACGAAGGCGAGCGCGCCCGGATCCTCCGCGCGCACCCGGCGCAGCTCGTCGGCGTCGGCGATGCGCCTGCCGAGGGCGAGGTGGCCGATGGAGCTCGGGGTGAGGCCGCGCCGGTGCAGCAGGCGCGAGGAACGCGGCCCCGATCCCGGTCATCCCGGCGCCGTACGGGTAGGCCTCCGTGGTGACCGCCGAGCCCTCGCCGCGGACCCGCTCCACCAGGGCCAGCACGCGGTCCACGTGCCGGCCCGACGTGCTGTTGAGGTGGCAGTAGTGCATGTGCGCACCGGTCTCGCCCGCCGCGCGCACGATCTCCTCCGCCCCGTCGACCGCGACGTGCGGGTCGGCCTCCACCAGGTCCCGGGCGTGGGTGTAGGTCGGCACGCCGTGCCGCGCGGCCAGCGCCGCGACGGCGAGGTACTCGGCGGGATCGGTGCCCGGCGCGTACCCGACGAGCACACCGATCCCGAGCGCGCCCGC includes:
- a CDS encoding 2Fe-2S iron-sulfur cluster-binding protein; its protein translation is MTETFRTASGGRIDRITTLRFTFDERELTGHPGDTLASALLAAGVHEIGTSVRYARPRGIGAAWAEDPGGLVQIERPFPEPMLQAATVELVDGLVASSIGGRGHLAHGSDPARYDASHAHADLLVVGAGPAGLAAALTAARGGARVVLVDEQSEAGGALLAATDRPALDWVAATTAELASAPDVLHLQRTTAFGHYDDGFVLALERRTDHLSRVPRNVSRQRIWRIRARHVLVAAGAHERPVVFTDNDRPGIMLAGASRTYLHRYGVLAGREVVVFTTDDAAYAAAVDLADAGARVAAVVDARPSAPPEWRAACAERGIPVREDAVVTGTAGVERVRAALVDGEPVHCDLLLVSGGWNPAVHLVSQAGGTLRYDEPLGAFLPATLPPATSVAGAANGTLDLAGCLAEGARAAATALGVDPVPLPRTEPAPQRTAQRVLWRVPGDEHAQFVDVQRDATVADIARALGAGMRSIEHVKRYTTIGTAHDQGKTSGIVAAGITAELLGVPVATLGTTTFRAPYTPVAFAALAGRHRGVRYDPERTTPVHDWHVARGAVFEDVGQWKRPRYYPLPGEDMEAAVLRECAAVRRGVGIMDGSTLGMIDVAGPDAGELLDRLYTNVMSSLRVGRIRYGVMCKADGMVFDDGTVMRLAEDRFLVSTTTGGAAAVLDWMEEWLQTEWPHLRVRLTSVTDHWATFPVVGPRSRDVIGAVFPDVDGSAAGFPFMTWRDTGLGGVPVRLARISFSGELAFEVNVDAWHARAVWDRLIAAGEPHGITPYGTETMHVLRAEKGYPIVGQDTDGTVTPHDLGMEWIVSAKKPDFVGKRSFARPSDQDPQRKHLVGLLPRDPAFLLPEGAQLVGTPTLPEPPVPMLGHVTSSYRSAELGRTFALALVRGGRDRIGQTLHVPVGGTTVPVEVTSPVFVDPEGTRRDG
- a CDS encoding sarcosine oxidase subunit gamma, with protein sequence MTADPLPRTGPLDAWADRFAALPAGIRITADPFVPMADVRADAATAAALGLPTTPNTWAGRGGGRAIWLGPDEWLVTGSPGDLPGADVVVDVSGQRTTLHLAGEHVRAVLATGCALDLHPRAFPAGSAAQTLLGLAGVVLLALDDAEYEVLVRTSFARYLADWLLDAAAEYS
- a CDS encoding alpha/beta fold hydrolase, with translation MTVVFVHGVPETSAVWTGVRAHLGGDTVALDLPGFGTPRPAGFGATKDEYARWLADALRGLDGPLDLVGHDWGAGFVVRVATAHDVPLRSWAVDVAAVFHPDYVWHDIAQVWQTPGAGEEWTGATAAAGPAGRTGFLQGAGVPEADAAVMAAAYDETMGGCILDLYRSAVPNPYADWGRELTGPAPAPGLVLQPTADPFDDPDRSAEVAARLGARTERLEGLGHWWMAQDPAAAADALRSFWGSLRAA
- a CDS encoding DUF47 domain-containing protein, translating into MALRLTPHERGFYPLFTRAAENIARAADDLAALVAAPPSERAELARRVKDAENAGDALTHEILVKLNKTFVTPFDREDIYRLTSSLDDVIDAMEEAADRIVLYRLGDLPAGMKTQTDVLQRAAAATAEAMPQLVTMSKLQEYWVHVNSLEDEGDVAYRALLEELLCPPGDVDAAGVLTILKIKEVIDSLEEAADAFETVANTVESIAVKES
- a CDS encoding inorganic phosphate transporter, with amino-acid sequence MELATIIVVIVMAVAFDYTNGFHDAANAIATSVATRALTPRAALIMAALMNLVGAFLGTAVASTVGSGIIDPPQGISGLVVVLAALVGAIVWNLITWWFGMPSSSSHALIGGLVGAALAAAGTVHWSGVLDKVVIPMVLSPMVGFLLAGLLMTALLWTFRRAYPQRLSRGFRYAQTLSAAAMALGHGLQDAQKTMGVIVLALVVGGYHQGFEVPWWVVLLAAGALSAGTYAGGWRIMRTLGRRIIDLDPPRGFAAEMTASAVLYTTAFAFAAPISTTQTITSSILGVGATKRLSAVRWGVAGNIVVAWVLTIPMAALAAALSFWALHPLLQ
- a CDS encoding amidohydrolase family protein, yielding MRAEDPGALAFVHQVDESDPAAFGVVQRALAFPDAAVASDAIAPQWTAGPRDPLAWPLPPRVATHPRTAGTFARTLRLLVREQGALSLPEAVRRCTLVPARIVQPAAPAMRRKGRLQPGSDADVTIFDPDTVSDRSTYTDTTRPSEGIRHVLVGGRFVVRDGVLDTGALPGRAVRGA